The following proteins are co-located in the Gossypium hirsutum isolate 1008001.06 chromosome A02, Gossypium_hirsutum_v2.1, whole genome shotgun sequence genome:
- the LOC107927427 gene encoding uncharacterized protein isoform X2, whose product MFLLCGALWLLSSQDSDGECICDFCDERCEKFIYHCSCELDFHLKCALFTFNIAENNLKELDHVALQHPLISTENGDEKLKDAAKCFGCWEPLAKYTHFSPDCGFNLHEKCAELPFKLNHGCHRKHPLVLQFNSERLSCKICGETSQNGSGFIYGCSPCKFVVHLECAPQSSLQVFDSINHEHPFTLFLRQVPFTCDACGTEGNHVTYICDTCNIIIHKNCISLPGIIKSKWHGHRILHTYFHHIEEFRVLDCLICHDEVNTEHGSYYCSKCTVIFHVKCVMKDKDSYEIEHEDEESPDESVSSITVLEWSDAGEATVIEHFQA is encoded by the exons ATGTTTTTGCTGTGCGGAGCACTGTGGCTTTTATCTTCACAAG ATTCAGATGGAGAGTGCATTTGCGATTTCTGTGACGAAAGATGTGAGAAATTCATTTATCACTGCTCTTGCGAATTGGACTTTCATCTTAAATGTGCtttgtttacatttaatattgcTGAGAATAATTTGAAAGAGCTTGACCATGTTGCCCTTCAACATCCATTGATTTCCACTGAAAATGGTGATGAAAAACTCAAAGATGCTGCTAAGTGCTTTGGATGTTGGGAACCATTAGCAAAGTATACACACTTTTCTCCTGACTGTGGATTTAATTTACATGAGAAATGCGCGGAGCTTCCTTTCAAATTGAATCATGGGTGTCATCGTAAGCATCCtcttgttctacaatttaatagCGAACGACTCTCTTGCAAGATATGCGGAGAAACCAGTCAAAATGGTAGCGGATTTATTTATGGTTGTTCTCCTTGTAAGTTTGTTGTTCACCTTGAATGTGCACCACAATCATCGTTACAAGTTTTTGATAGTATAAATCATGAACATCCATTCACCTTGTTTTTGAGACAAGTTCCATTCACTTGTGATGCGTGTGGCACTGAAGGAAATCATGTTACCTATATATGTGATACATGCAACATTATAATCCATAAAAATTGCATCTCATTGCCTGGTATTATCAAAAGTAAGTGGCATGGCCATCGCATTCTTCACACATATTTCCATCACATTGAAGAGTTCAGAGTTTTGGATTGTTTAATATGCCATGATGAAGTCAATACAGAGCATGGTAGTTACTATTGTTCAAAGTGCACTGTTATATTCCATGTGAAGTGTGTAATGAAGGATAAAGATTCATATGAAATAGAACATGAAGATGAGGAATCTCCTGATGAGTCTGTTAGCTCCATAACCGTTCTTGAATGGAGTGATGCTGGAGAAGCCACAGTAATAGAACATTTTCAAGCATAG
- the LOC107927427 gene encoding uncharacterized protein isoform X1, with the protein MEESNNYGHQHPLLLIFNQDQLIHNQSAVTDCSRCGEKVSAPCFCCAEHCGFYLHKVCAEAPLELNHPFHHDHPLLLMQKPPYSDSDGECICDFCDERCEKFIYHCSCELDFHLKCALFTFNIAENNLKELDHVALQHPLISTENGDEKLKDAAKCFGCWEPLAKYTHFSPDCGFNLHEKCAELPFKLNHGCHRKHPLVLQFNSERLSCKICGETSQNGSGFIYGCSPCKFVVHLECAPQSSLQVFDSINHEHPFTLFLRQVPFTCDACGTEGNHVTYICDTCNIIIHKNCISLPGIIKSKWHGHRILHTYFHHIEEFRVLDCLICHDEVNTEHGSYYCSKCTVIFHVKCVMKDKDSYEIEHEDEESPDESVSSITVLEWSDAGEATVIEHFQA; encoded by the coding sequence ATGGAGGAGTCTAACAATTATGGCCACCAACATCCCCTGCTTCTTATCTTCAATCAAGACCAGCTGATCCACAATCAAAGTGCTGTAACTGATTGCTCCAGGTGTGGGGAGAAGGTGTCTGCTCCATGTTTTTGCTGTGCGGAGCACTGTGGCTTTTATCTTCACAAGGTATGTGCCGAAGCACCTTTGGAGCTCAATCACCCTTTTCATCATGATCATCCTCTTCTTCTTATGCAAAAGCCACCTTATTCAGATTCAGATGGAGAGTGCATTTGCGATTTCTGTGACGAAAGATGTGAGAAATTCATTTATCACTGCTCTTGCGAATTGGACTTTCATCTTAAATGTGCtttgtttacatttaatattgcTGAGAATAATTTGAAAGAGCTTGACCATGTTGCCCTTCAACATCCATTGATTTCCACTGAAAATGGTGATGAAAAACTCAAAGATGCTGCTAAGTGCTTTGGATGTTGGGAACCATTAGCAAAGTATACACACTTTTCTCCTGACTGTGGATTTAATTTACATGAGAAATGCGCGGAGCTTCCTTTCAAATTGAATCATGGGTGTCATCGTAAGCATCCtcttgttctacaatttaatagCGAACGACTCTCTTGCAAGATATGCGGAGAAACCAGTCAAAATGGTAGCGGATTTATTTATGGTTGTTCTCCTTGTAAGTTTGTTGTTCACCTTGAATGTGCACCACAATCATCGTTACAAGTTTTTGATAGTATAAATCATGAACATCCATTCACCTTGTTTTTGAGACAAGTTCCATTCACTTGTGATGCGTGTGGCACTGAAGGAAATCATGTTACCTATATATGTGATACATGCAACATTATAATCCATAAAAATTGCATCTCATTGCCTGGTATTATCAAAAGTAAGTGGCATGGCCATCGCATTCTTCACACATATTTCCATCACATTGAAGAGTTCAGAGTTTTGGATTGTTTAATATGCCATGATGAAGTCAATACAGAGCATGGTAGTTACTATTGTTCAAAGTGCACTGTTATATTCCATGTGAAGTGTGTAATGAAGGATAAAGATTCATATGAAATAGAACATGAAGATGAGGAATCTCCTGATGAGTCTGTTAGCTCCATAACCGTTCTTGAATGGAGTGATGCTGGAGAAGCCACAGTAATAGAACATTTTCAAGCATAG
- the LOC107927349 gene encoding uncharacterized protein has product MEEFNNYGHQHSLLLMLNQEQLINYGTGVADCSRCGEKVSAPCFCCAEHCGFYLHKVCAEAPLELNHPFHSHHPLLLLQEPPSSYTACVCNFCGNTCEKFIYHCSCELDFHIKCALFTFNIAENNLKELEHVALQHPLISTENGDEKLKDAAKCFGCWEPLAKYTHFSSDCEFNLHEKCAKLPFKLNHVCHRKHPLVLQFNREGLSCKVCQETRQRNLGIVYGCSPCNFFIHIKCVSPLPIIEDKSHQHPFSLILRQAPFICDACGTEGNHAAYACCTCNIMVHKKCISLPRIIKSRWHRHRVSHTYFLHKEHFERLDCIMCHNEVNTEYGSYYCADCNVILHVNCATRDPFLFYVVSPENEDEKPLDIHLSSITNVIERNDAGEATIIEHFKHNHYVTLSDNIREYGDKFCDGCMLLISDSFYYCSECGFFLHKACAELPKMKPIWHHGCQLANLALTSDNIFRCELCDFLSNGLAYKCRVCGGHVCLRCQALPPDALSCPGHEHPLLFYYDFDGQCCACGVHKMRAFSCKDCDYSVEPLCMLLPTRVSHKCDEHLLALTYHDINDYSKHHYCDICERERDPKRWFYHCTTCDTSAHVKCVLGEYPFIKTGSIYKEGDHLHPLTFVKKIKHYPACTKCGEPCEELALECAEAECNYLVHWKCMNPYGSEYGYLKGTDF; this is encoded by the coding sequence ATGGAGGAGTTTAACAATTATGGGCACCAACATTCCCTGCTTCTTATGTTGAATCAAGAGCAGCTGATCAACTATGGAACTGGAGTAGCTGACTGCTCGAGGTGTGGGGAGAAGGTGTCTGCTCCATGTTTTTGCTGTGCGGAGCACTGTGGGTTTTATCTTCACAAGGTATGTGCCGAGGCACCTTTGGAGCTTAATCATCCTTTTCATTCTCatcatcctcttcttcttctgcAAGAGCCACCATCTTCTTACACAGCATGTGTTTGCAATTTCTGTGGTAACACATGTGAGAAATTCATTTATCACTGCTCTTGCGAATTGGACTTTCATATTAAATGTGCtttgtttacatttaatattgcTGAGAATAATTTGAAAGAGCTTGAGCATGTTGCCCTTCAACATCCTTTGATTTCCACTGAAAATGGTGATGAAAAACTCAAAGATGCTGCCAAGTGCTTTGGATGTTGGGAACCATTAGCAAAGTATACACACTTTTCTTCTGACTGTGAATTTAATTTACATGAGAAATGCGCTAAACTTCCTTTCAAACTGAATCATGTGTGCCATCGTAAGCATCCtcttgttctacaatttaatagGGAAGGACTCTCTTGCAAGGTATGCCAAGAAACTCGACAGAGAAATCTTGGAATTGTGTATGGTTGTTCACCTTGTAATTTCTTTATTCACATTAAATGTGTATCACCATTGCCTATTATTGAAGATAAAAGTCATCAACATCCATTCTCTTTGATCTTGAGACAAGCTCCATTCATTTGTGATGCTTGTGGCACCGAAGGAAATCATGCTGCCTATGCATGTTGTACATGCAACATTATGGTCCATAAAAAATGCATTTCATTGCCACGCATTATCAAAAGCAGGTGGCATCGCCATCGTGTTTCTCACACATACTTCCTTCACAAAGAACATTTTGAAAGACTGGATTGCATAATGTGCCATAATGAGGTCAACACAGAGTACGGAAGTTATTACTGTGCAGATTGCAATGTCATATTACATGTGAATTGTGCAACGAGAGACCCATTTCTTTTTTATGTTGTTTCTCCAGAAAATGAAGATGAGAAGCCTCTTGATATACATTTGAGCTCCATCACTAATGTTATTGAGAGGAATGATGCAGGAGAAGCCACAATAATAGAACATTTCAAGCATAATCACTACGTAACCTTAAGCGACAACATCAGGGAGTATGGTGATAAATTTTGTGATGGGTGCATGTTGCTGATCTCAGATTCATTCTACTATTGCTCTGAGTGTGGATTCTTTCTTCATAAAGCTTGCGCCGAATTACCAAAGATGAAGCCTATTTGGCATCATGGATGCCAATTAGCAAACCTTGCCCTGACTTCAGACAACATTTTCAGATGTGAACTATGTGATTTCCTTTCTAATGGTTTGGCCTACAAATGTAGGGTATGTGGAGGGCACGTATGCCTTCGATGTCAAGCTTTACCTCCTGATGCTCTATCATGTCCAGGACATGAACATCCCCTTCTTTTCTATTATGATTTTGACGGGCAGTGTTGTGCTTGTGGTGTGCATAAGATGAGGGCATTTAGCTGCAAGGATTGCGATTATTCTGTAGAGCCTTTATGTATGCTACTACCAACTAGAGTCAGTCACAAATGCGATGAGCATCTTCTTGCACTCACTTACCACGACATTAATGATTATTCAAAACATCATTACTGTGACATTTGTGAGCGAGAAAGAGATCCGAAGCGCTGGTTTTATCATTGCACAACTTGCGACACATCTGCCCATGTGAAATGTGTTCTCGGTGAATATCCATTTATCAAAACCGGGAGCATCTACAAAGAAGGGGATCATCTGCATCCTCTCACATTTGTAAAGAAGATAAAGCACTATCCTGCATGCACCAAATGTGGAGAGCCCTGTGAGGAGCTTGCTCTTGAATGTGCAGAAGCAGAGTGCAACTATCTCGTTCACTGGAAATGTATGAACCCATATGGCTCTGAATATGGATACTTGAAAGGTACAGACTTTTAA
- the LOC107927499 gene encoding solute carrier family 35 member F1 codes for MVNFKQFWTKKTLVGLGLGQFLSLLITSTGFSSSELAKRGINAPTSQSFLNYVLLSVVYGSVMLYRRQALKAKWYYYVILGLVDVEANYLVVKAYQYTSITSVMLLDCWSIPSVMLLTYIFLKTKYRYRKIAGVIVCVAGLVMVVFSDVHAGDRSGGSNPRKGDLLVIAGATLYAISNVSEEFLVKNADRVELMSFLGLFGAIISAIQISIVERNELKSIHWTAGAAFPFLGFSLAMFLFYSFVPVLLKMSGSTMLNLSLLTSDMWAVVIRIFAYHEKVDWMYFLAFVAVAVGLIIYSGGDKDDDQSRADVADQGTERSKHFDEEAGFDNLSRGNTVGSSKMGDMSRHDCMTSSGGRETIENTSMGKDMQALLIPLSL; via the exons atggtgaattttaagCAGTTTTGGACGAAGAAGACGTTGGTTGGACTTGGATTGGGTCAATTTTTGTCTCTTCTTATTACTTCTACTGGCTTCTCTTCCTCTGAACTAGCTAAAAgag GAATCAATGCGCCGACGTCCCAGTCTTTTCTAAATTATGTACTGTTGTCTGTTGTCTATGGAAGTGTCATGCTTTATAGAAGGCAAGCGCTTAAG GCAAAATGGTATTATTATGTAATTCTCGGATTGGTAGATGTAGAAGCCAATTATCTTG TGGTGAAGGCGTATCAGTACACATCTATAACGAGTGTCATGCTGCTAGATTGCTGGTCTATCCCTTCTGTCATGCTTCTTACCTATATATTCTTGAAAACAAAGTATCGATACAGAAAGATAGCTGGTGTGATTGTATGTGTTGCCGGTCTTGTCATGGTTGTGTTTTCAGATGTTCATGCAGGGGATCGATCAG GAGGCAGCAACCCTCGTAAAGGAGATTTACTTGTAATTGCTGGTGCAACACTCTATGCCATTAGCAATGTCAGCGAG gaaTTTCTAGTTAAGAATGCCGATAGAGTTGAACTCATGTCATTTTTGGGTCTCTTCGGTGCCATTATCAGTGCAATACAAAT AAGCATAGTTGAACGCAATGAACTCAAATCTATTCATTGGACAGCCGGTGCT GCATTTCCATTTTTAGGATTTTCATTGGCTATGTTTCTATTCTACTCGTTTGTCCCAGTCTTACTTAAG ATGAGTGGTTCCACAATGCTCAACCTCTCGTTGCTTACCTCAGACATGTGGGCTGTTGTAATCCGAATTTTTGCTTATCATGAAAAG GTTGATTGGATGTACTTTTTGGCCTTTGTTGCAGTAGCTGTTGGACTTATCATTTATTCCGG AGGTGACAAGGATGATGATCAAAGCCGAGCTGATGTTGCCGATCAAGGTACTGAAAGAAGCAAGCATTTTGATGAGGAAGCTGGTTTTGACAACCTCAGTCGAGGAAATACCGTTGGAAGCTCGAAAATGGGGGATATGAGCAGGCATGATTGTATGACTAGCTCCGGTGGAAGAGAAACTATCGAGAACACGAGCATGGGAAAAGATATGCAAG CTCTTCTCATCCCACTTTCACTTTGA